One Salvia splendens isolate huo1 unplaced genomic scaffold, SspV2 ctg1197, whole genome shotgun sequence DNA window includes the following coding sequences:
- the LOC121789023 gene encoding PRKR-interacting protein 1-like: MTSSGRPTSAAAGDLQMVVAADRAPATLPPRPPSSSSSALVEYTPPAANPEDEDLEVKLRRIIECVPVRVSNTSGSSAGSGSGDFHQYRQMRRKEQDRLARMDADFQKRKQITEFAQRREERLKAAEERTSKKRLKRLKKKLKKKEKKCKTDAGGDEHQKEQSSDEGGDSDYKEA; this comes from the exons ATGACATCGTCGGGAAGGCCGACTTCCGCCGCCGCCGGTGATTTGCAGATGGTTGTGGCGGCAGACAGAGCACCTGCCACTCTGCCACCACGTCCTCCGTCATCTTCGTCCTCAGCTCTGGTAGAATATACGCCGCCTGCAGCCAACCCCGAGGATGAGGACCTTGAAGTTAAGCTCCGGCGCATTATTGAATGCGTTCCTGTTCGTGTCAGCAACACCTCCGGCAGTTCGGCCGGTTCAGGCTCTGGTGATTTCCATCAG TATCGTCAAATGAGACGGAAAGAACAAGATCGGCTTGCAAGAATGGATGCAGACTTCCAGAAAAGGAAACAGATAACCGAATTCGCCCAAAGAAGGGAGGAAAGATTAAAAGCTGCTGAGGAGCGTACATCCAAAAAACGCTTGAAACGTCTGAAGAAAAAgctgaagaagaaagaaaaaaagtgcaAAACGGATGCTGGAGGTGACGAGCATCAGAAGGAACAATCTTCAGATGAAGGTGGAGATTCAGACTACAAGGAAGCTTAA